In Propionimicrobium sp. PCR01-08-3, one DNA window encodes the following:
- a CDS encoding PIG-L family deacetylase has product MSTPLELLASASEAVSVKPLFVHAHPDDETVQTGSLLSWLTGHGVPVVLLTCSRGEQGEIVAGVLPAETTSGELIRVRERELACATETLGITEHYLLGTPPARAGGLAPRHYHDSGMRWVREGLAGPADIDDPETFTASDLDDEVADLLALIEHVRPTVIVGYDKAGSYGHPDHVRAHDLAVAAARASGLPLVEVASDDDSEGFERYDLADQKQTVIAALRCHATQLSVVDDHIVHVGGQHQGLPLTAGLRLVRQ; this is encoded by the coding sequence GTGAGTACTCCTTTGGAACTTCTTGCCTCTGCTAGTGAGGCTGTCTCAGTGAAGCCACTGTTCGTCCACGCGCATCCGGACGACGAAACCGTGCAGACCGGCTCGTTGTTGTCGTGGCTGACCGGCCACGGCGTGCCGGTCGTGCTGCTGACCTGTAGCAGGGGTGAGCAGGGCGAGATCGTCGCGGGCGTGCTGCCTGCCGAAACGACGTCCGGTGAGCTGATCCGGGTCCGTGAGCGGGAGCTCGCCTGTGCTACTGAGACGCTTGGAATAACGGAGCATTATCTGCTCGGCACACCTCCGGCCCGCGCCGGGGGGCTGGCGCCCAGGCATTATCACGACTCGGGGATGCGCTGGGTACGCGAAGGGCTGGCCGGCCCGGCCGATATCGATGATCCCGAGACGTTTACGGCGTCCGATCTGGACGACGAGGTTGCCGATCTGCTGGCCCTGATCGAGCACGTGCGGCCCACCGTGATCGTGGGATACGACAAGGCGGGCAGCTATGGGCATCCCGATCACGTCCGGGCCCACGATCTGGCGGTGGCCGCCGCCCGGGCGTCCGGGCTGCCATTGGTCGAGGTGGCATCCGACGACGACTCCGAAGGCTTCGAGCGATACGACCTCGCCGACCAGAAGCAGACCGTGATCGCCGCCTTGCGCTGCCACGCGACCCAGCTGAGCGTGGTGGACGACCACATCGTCCACGTCGGGGGCCAACACCAGGGGTTGCCTCTGACAGCGGGCCTTCGGCTCGTCCGTCAATAG
- a CDS encoding glycosyltransferase — MTSADLTDDAPRSLHVAMVSMHTSPTASPGSADAGGMNVVALNSALALARRGHRVSLLTRRDDPGAPASVELRPGVTLFNLDAGPARPVAKSEQEVLIEPFSEALSGWFLRAGHQADIIHSHHWFSGVAALPIARAMGVPHLQSFHSVAAPAGSSLDEGEQPESSGRNAGEQQVAQQSDLIIAVSEAERRTIIDRLGAGPDLVTVVYPGVDTEQFRPLRPAEPHWAWDGCYLFFAARLQPLKGPDLAVRTLAALPEGHRPRLVIAGETSADFSWYASQLRELVDSLGLTDEVTYLGSQDRDELATMMRGACALLNPSRSETYGLINLEASASGVPVVASRNGGMPESVIDGETGLLLSSRDPEVWAEAVRRFTDEAEYRAMFSQAGRTFALQHTWSHVARELEARYLEELVR; from the coding sequence GTGACCAGCGCTGATCTGACCGACGACGCACCCAGGTCCTTGCATGTCGCGATGGTCTCGATGCACACCTCGCCGACAGCCTCACCGGGGTCGGCGGACGCGGGCGGCATGAACGTCGTCGCTCTCAATTCGGCGCTTGCGCTGGCCCGTCGTGGGCACCGGGTGAGTTTGCTGACCAGGCGCGATGATCCCGGCGCGCCTGCCAGTGTCGAGCTTCGCCCAGGGGTGACGCTCTTCAATCTGGACGCCGGACCTGCGCGTCCGGTTGCCAAGAGCGAGCAGGAAGTACTGATCGAGCCATTCTCCGAAGCCCTGAGCGGATGGTTCTTACGCGCGGGGCATCAGGCCGACATCATTCACTCCCACCATTGGTTCTCCGGGGTGGCCGCCCTCCCGATCGCCCGGGCTATGGGCGTGCCGCATCTGCAAAGCTTTCACTCGGTCGCCGCTCCTGCGGGCAGTTCGCTTGACGAGGGGGAGCAGCCGGAATCGTCCGGACGCAACGCCGGCGAGCAACAGGTGGCCCAACAGTCCGATCTGATCATCGCGGTGAGCGAGGCAGAAAGACGGACGATTATCGATCGGCTCGGCGCCGGCCCGGATCTGGTCACGGTGGTCTATCCGGGCGTCGACACCGAGCAATTCCGCCCGCTACGTCCGGCCGAGCCGCATTGGGCGTGGGATGGCTGTTATCTCTTCTTCGCTGCCCGATTGCAGCCGCTCAAGGGGCCAGACCTGGCCGTCCGGACGCTGGCCGCACTGCCCGAGGGGCATCGTCCGAGGCTGGTCATCGCAGGAGAGACTTCCGCCGATTTCTCGTGGTACGCGAGCCAACTGCGCGAGTTGGTGGATTCCCTCGGGCTCACCGATGAGGTCACCTATCTCGGCTCGCAAGACCGCGACGAATTGGCGACCATGATGCGGGGGGCGTGCGCATTGCTGAATCCGAGCCGCTCCGAGACCTATGGGCTGATCAACCTGGAGGCCTCCGCCTCGGGTGTGCCGGTGGTGGCAAGCCGCAACGGCGGCATGCCCGAGTCGGTGATCGATGGCGAGACCGGTCTGCTGTTATCGAGCAGAGATCCCGAGGTGTGGGCCGAAGCCGTGCGCAGATTCACCGACGAGGCCGAATACCGTGCGATGTTTTCTCAGGCCGGTCGCACGTTCGCGCTGCAACATACCTGGTCGCACGTGGCCCGTGAACTGGAGGCCCGCTATCTCGAGGAGCTGGTGCGGTGA
- a CDS encoding D-hexose-6-phosphate mutarotase codes for MTDIELPEGITPIDAPLAGIKVDTGAASGVIYFNGAHIASWTPAGERPVIWLSDKARFEPGTAIRGGVPLLWPWFGAGADGSRDPMHGVARISEWKLVQAKVSPAGTATLVLCLDAGGVDEALAAELPTDFRLELHIVMGQTLTVQLMAFAGDTALEFENGLHSYFAVGDIRKTRVEGLDGAAYSDRLTDCCQTQQDAVTFGGETDRIYESTESLRIVDEEWDRTLLIEKVGSAQSVIWNPWVDKARATADLGDDEWSHFICAEAVNVRDQSIRVEPGSSYLTSQTISIA; via the coding sequence ATGACCGATATTGAGCTACCCGAGGGCATCACGCCCATCGACGCTCCACTGGCCGGAATCAAGGTTGATACCGGTGCGGCTAGCGGCGTCATCTATTTCAACGGAGCACACATCGCCTCATGGACGCCCGCTGGTGAGCGTCCGGTGATCTGGCTCAGCGACAAGGCCCGATTCGAGCCGGGCACCGCGATTCGCGGTGGCGTGCCGCTGCTCTGGCCGTGGTTCGGCGCGGGCGCCGACGGCTCGCGCGACCCGATGCACGGTGTGGCACGGATCTCGGAATGGAAATTGGTGCAGGCCAAGGTCAGTCCTGCGGGCACCGCCACTCTTGTTCTGTGTCTGGATGCCGGAGGCGTGGACGAAGCACTGGCAGCCGAACTGCCCACGGATTTCCGCCTCGAACTCCACATTGTGATGGGACAGACGCTGACCGTGCAGCTGATGGCCTTCGCCGGAGATACCGCCCTCGAGTTCGAGAACGGCCTGCACAGCTACTTCGCGGTCGGCGACATTCGTAAGACCCGCGTGGAGGGGCTCGATGGGGCGGCTTACAGCGACCGTCTCACCGACTGCTGCCAGACTCAGCAGGACGCAGTCACCTTCGGCGGCGAAACCGATCGCATCTATGAGTCGACCGAATCGCTGCGGATCGTCGATGAGGAGTGGGATCGCACTCTGCTGATCGAGAAGGTCGGCTCGGCCCAGTCGGTGATCTGGAATCCGTGGGTAGACAAGGCCCGGGCCACCGCTGATCTCGGCGACGACGAGTGGTCTCACTTCATCTGCGCCGAGGCCGTCAATGTGCGCGACCAATCGATTCGCGTCGAACCAGGCTCCAGCTACCTGACCAGCCAGACGATCTCGATCGCCTGA
- a CDS encoding heavy metal-binding domain-containing protein, with product MLVVTMSQIPGYRIEAVLGEVFGVGAQQQMRPDMGPAEMVYLAREQAIRMMVQQGQQRSTNAIIGYSIDVFQSDRFGAGVTAIGTAVKAVAIEEGEDGATPQSIEDSKIPGDKIPQPGPEYGQSSQNPNAQQNAGATPPPLSGQPPQLNQPVQPGQPQGYPGQAYPPAQPGPGYAYPGQQPPGQRGPQQGWGQQQYPQGYGR from the coding sequence ATGTTGGTGGTCACGATGAGCCAGATTCCGGGATACCGGATCGAGGCTGTTCTCGGTGAGGTATTCGGGGTTGGCGCTCAGCAGCAGATGCGCCCCGACATGGGTCCGGCGGAGATGGTCTATCTCGCTCGCGAGCAGGCGATCCGGATGATGGTGCAGCAAGGCCAGCAGCGTTCGACGAACGCGATCATCGGCTACTCGATCGATGTCTTCCAGTCCGATCGATTCGGAGCAGGGGTGACCGCGATCGGCACCGCAGTGAAGGCGGTCGCAATCGAAGAAGGCGAAGACGGCGCCACGCCGCAGTCGATCGAAGACTCGAAGATCCCCGGCGACAAGATTCCGCAGCCCGGCCCCGAATACGGCCAATCGTCCCAGAACCCGAACGCGCAGCAGAATGCCGGCGCGACCCCGCCGCCGCTGTCCGGCCAGCCTCCGCAGCTGAACCAGCCAGTGCAACCCGGTCAGCCTCAGGGCTACCCGGGGCAGGCCTACCCGCCTGCTCAACCGGGGCCCGGCTACGCATACCCGGGCCAGCAGCCGCCCGGTCAGCGAGGGCCGCAGCAAGGGTGGGGGCAGCAGCAGTATCCCCAGGGTTACGGACGCTGA
- a CDS encoding NAD(+) synthase: MNFRSCYDQGFVRIAASTMRTSIAIPPDNAATVIRIAKQLDAEGVGLAVFPELCLTGYAIDDLLLNDVVLEATLDAIEAVREASSELLPAIVVGAPLRQGNRLYNCAVVLHRGRVLGVVPKSYLPNYREFYEKRHFAEAPLWTQGEPTITLAGVAAAETVPFGAGMLFKATDLPDFCFSVEICEDMWVPLPPSTLAAMRGATVLVNISGSPITVGRADDRELLCRSASARDLAAYVYAAGGPGESSTDLSWDGQTSIHENGALLASTERFPADSLWCSADIDLDLLRQERMRQNTFNDCAARFPFPMGGPVVEFTLDPPHRDIGLRRQVDRFPFVPDDPSRLAQDCYEAYSIQVYGLKQRVRSIGTPKIVIGVSGGLDSTHALLVAARAMDELGRPRSDILAFTLPGFATSDHTRNNATALATALGCSFDTIDIRPAAEQMLADLGHPTDVYDVTYENVQAGLRTDYLFRIANQRGGIVLGTGDLSELALGWCTYGVGDQMNHYGVNAGVPKTLIQHLIRWVIASGEHDSQVNEVLQSILDTEITPELVPTTGDAKPQSTQGTIGPYNLHDFFLYWTLRHGMRPSKIAYLAEQAWVEKDSGLWPEGYPEDERVAYDLPTITGWLGGFGKRFFANQFKRSALPNGPKVVAGGSLSPRGDWRMPSDASSKLWLADLENVPEQ; the protein is encoded by the coding sequence GTGAACTTCCGCTCGTGCTATGACCAGGGTTTCGTGCGCATCGCCGCGTCCACCATGCGCACCTCGATCGCGATCCCGCCGGACAATGCGGCGACCGTCATCCGGATCGCCAAGCAGCTGGACGCCGAGGGCGTCGGCCTGGCCGTCTTTCCGGAGCTCTGCCTGACCGGCTACGCGATCGACGACCTGCTGCTCAATGATGTGGTGCTTGAGGCCACGCTGGACGCCATTGAGGCCGTGCGCGAGGCGTCGTCCGAGCTGCTGCCGGCGATCGTGGTGGGTGCGCCGCTGCGGCAGGGCAACCGGCTATATAACTGCGCAGTCGTCCTGCACCGCGGACGCGTGCTCGGCGTGGTGCCCAAGAGCTACCTGCCGAACTACCGGGAGTTCTACGAGAAGCGGCATTTCGCCGAGGCGCCCCTGTGGACGCAGGGCGAGCCGACCATCACGCTGGCCGGGGTTGCCGCCGCCGAGACCGTGCCGTTCGGGGCGGGCATGCTGTTCAAGGCCACCGATCTGCCCGATTTCTGCTTCTCGGTGGAGATCTGCGAAGACATGTGGGTGCCGCTGCCGCCCAGCACGCTGGCGGCGATGCGCGGGGCCACGGTGCTGGTCAACATCTCCGGTTCGCCTATCACGGTTGGACGAGCGGACGACCGCGAGCTGCTCTGCCGTTCGGCCTCGGCCCGCGATCTGGCAGCCTATGTCTATGCCGCGGGCGGGCCGGGCGAGTCTTCCACCGACCTGAGCTGGGATGGCCAGACCTCGATTCACGAGAACGGCGCGCTGTTGGCCTCGACCGAACGCTTCCCGGCTGACTCGCTGTGGTGCTCGGCCGATATTGATCTCGATCTGCTGCGCCAAGAACGGATGAGGCAGAACACCTTCAACGATTGCGCGGCGCGTTTCCCGTTCCCTATGGGTGGCCCGGTGGTGGAATTCACTCTCGACCCGCCGCATCGCGACATCGGCTTGCGGCGCCAGGTTGACCGCTTCCCCTTCGTGCCGGACGACCCGTCCCGGCTCGCCCAGGACTGCTACGAGGCGTACAGCATTCAGGTCTACGGGCTCAAGCAGCGCGTCCGCTCGATCGGAACGCCGAAGATCGTGATCGGGGTGTCGGGCGGCCTGGATTCCACTCATGCGCTGCTGGTCGCGGCCCGTGCCATGGACGAACTCGGGCGTCCGAGATCGGACATTCTCGCGTTCACACTGCCCGGTTTCGCCACCTCGGATCACACCCGCAACAACGCCACCGCATTGGCCACGGCACTCGGCTGCAGCTTCGACACGATCGACATCCGGCCCGCCGCGGAGCAGATGCTCGCCGATCTCGGGCATCCCACCGACGTCTACGACGTCACCTACGAGAACGTGCAGGCGGGGCTGCGCACCGACTACCTCTTCCGGATCGCCAACCAGCGCGGCGGCATCGTGCTGGGCACCGGCGACCTGTCGGAACTGGCGCTCGGCTGGTGCACCTACGGCGTCGGCGACCAGATGAATCACTACGGCGTCAACGCCGGGGTGCCGAAGACCCTGATTCAGCATCTGATCCGCTGGGTGATCGCCAGCGGAGAGCACGATTCCCAGGTGAACGAGGTGCTGCAGTCGATTCTCGACACCGAGATCACTCCCGAACTGGTGCCGACTACCGGAGATGCGAAGCCGCAGAGCACCCAGGGCACCATCGGCCCGTACAACCTGCACGACTTCTTCCTCTATTGGACGCTTCGCCATGGCATGCGGCCAAGCAAGATCGCCTACCTTGCCGAGCAGGCGTGGGTCGAAAAAGACTCGGGGTTGTGGCCCGAGGGATATCCCGAAGACGAGCGGGTCGCCTACGACCTGCCGACCATCACAGGATGGCTGGGTGGCTTCGGCAAGCGGTTCTTCGCCAACCAGTTCAAACGCTCCGCGCTGCCGAATGGCCCGAAGGTGGTGGCCGGCGGGTCGCTGTCGCCCAGGGGCGATTGGCGGATGCCCTCGGACGCGTCGTCCAAGCTTTGGCTGGCGGATCTGGAGAACGTCCCAGAGCAGTGA
- a CDS encoding NAD(P)H-quinone dehydrogenase: MATVVIIGGGPGGYEAAMVAAQLGGQVTLITEEGLGGSAVLTDVVPSKSLIATAEVMTRVRHGRELGLVPGDRSLNELHQAVRVDLAGINQRLLGLAAAQSHDINEALAAQGVRLITGRGKLLSTERVVASTPDGDEELPADFTLISVGTRPRELPDAKPDGERILTWKQLYNLTELPERLIVVGSGVTGAEFAGAYNQLGVDVVLVSSRDQVLPSEDRDAAKVIQDVFESSGMTIMSRSRAQSARRDGDRVILTLADGRTVEGSHLLMAVGSIPNTENLGLSETGVTLKSGGHIEVDRMSRTTARGVYAAGDCTGVFPLASVAAMQGRIAMWHALGDAVQPLDLRSVASNVFTAPEIATVGITQQQIDAGALKVRSVTLPLAGNARAKMQGHYAGFIKIFCLPTTGIIVGGVIVAPGASELIYSLSLCVSARLTVDQAARAFAVFPSLSGSISEAGRQLHSVNEDAL, encoded by the coding sequence ATGGCGACTGTGGTGATCATCGGCGGCGGACCGGGCGGCTACGAGGCGGCGATGGTCGCCGCTCAACTGGGCGGTCAGGTCACGCTGATCACCGAGGAGGGTTTGGGCGGGTCGGCCGTGCTGACCGATGTGGTGCCGTCCAAGTCGCTGATCGCGACCGCCGAGGTGATGACCAGGGTGCGGCACGGCCGCGAACTCGGACTGGTGCCCGGCGATCGGTCGCTCAATGAGCTGCATCAGGCGGTCCGGGTCGATCTGGCCGGCATCAACCAGCGCCTGCTGGGGCTCGCCGCCGCGCAGAGCCACGACATCAATGAGGCGCTGGCCGCCCAAGGTGTGCGCCTGATCACCGGACGAGGCAAGCTGCTCAGCACCGAGCGGGTCGTGGCGTCCACCCCGGATGGGGACGAAGAGTTGCCCGCGGACTTCACCTTGATCTCGGTGGGGACGCGTCCGCGTGAACTGCCGGACGCCAAGCCCGATGGCGAACGGATTCTCACCTGGAAGCAGCTCTACAACCTCACCGAGTTGCCCGAGCGGCTGATCGTGGTCGGATCGGGCGTGACCGGCGCCGAGTTCGCGGGCGCCTACAACCAACTCGGCGTCGACGTGGTGCTGGTGTCGTCCCGCGACCAGGTGCTGCCCAGCGAGGATCGCGATGCGGCGAAGGTCATCCAGGATGTCTTCGAGAGCTCGGGCATGACGATCATGTCCCGCTCGCGCGCGCAGTCGGCGCGCCGCGATGGCGATCGGGTGATCCTGACACTGGCGGACGGACGCACGGTCGAAGGCAGTCATCTGCTGATGGCGGTCGGATCTATCCCCAATACCGAGAATCTCGGCCTGTCCGAAACCGGTGTCACGCTGAAATCCGGCGGCCATATCGAGGTCGACCGGATGTCGCGCACCACTGCCCGGGGTGTGTACGCCGCCGGTGACTGCACCGGGGTCTTCCCGCTGGCGTCGGTGGCCGCCATGCAGGGACGCATTGCCATGTGGCATGCGCTGGGCGACGCGGTGCAACCGCTGGATCTGCGCTCGGTCGCGTCCAATGTGTTCACCGCACCCGAGATCGCGACCGTCGGCATCACTCAGCAGCAGATTGATGCCGGCGCACTCAAGGTGCGCTCGGTCACGCTGCCGTTGGCCGGCAATGCGCGGGCGAAGATGCAGGGCCATTACGCCGGTTTCATCAAGATTTTCTGCCTTCCGACTACGGGAATCATCGTCGGTGGGGTGATCGTGGCACCCGGTGCGAGCGAGCTGATCTATTCCCTTTCGCTGTGCGTGTCGGCCAGACTCACCGTCGATCAGGCCGCCCGGGCGTTCGCGGTTTTCCCCTCGCTCTCGGGCTCGATCTCGGAGGCCGGACGCCAGCTGCACAGCGTGAACGAAGACGCGCTGTAG
- a CDS encoding MFS transporter, translating to MSADTLASLPPTPDPNVESANDRSTGGLSESHTPPTAVHTSGPAPTETISRNLAGSITATAILAFLGLLLETVVGVLFPALMETFGIGMGAVSWMTTGYLLVVSLTMPLSGFLQRRFTARSLFMTAALVVFAGAIIAATAQIYPVLLAGRILQGVGTGISTPLMFSIIMMQAPRAKVGMLMGVGALVLGSAPALGPTLGGVIGTMAGWRVVFWMTLPLLAVAAVVGWRSIQQVTPTSKAPLAFGQLILLAIGLIGLVLGIEQLGSLLSGGTQAAVLQVVVSIALVVLGLASLAWFAMAARRSSNPLLQLSVLRDRGYTWSLLAFCCLQFVALGLGYLLPNYVQLALGRTSLVGGLLVLPGAIVGAALAPVAGSLFDKFGAKLPITIGVVTALVATVAMALFGVKAGVVGLSAFYLVFMFGFALCFANSQTNGMAKVRRELTPDATAMMSTCQQFAAAVAMTVLSTIIAVNQTGLAPGSTEFQAGTTSGAGIAFWVIVALVAAALAAELRAFASRKA from the coding sequence GTGTCTGCTGACACTCTCGCTTCGCTGCCCCCGACCCCAGACCCGAACGTCGAGTCTGCGAACGACCGAAGCACTGGAGGACTCTCGGAGTCCCACACTCCACCCACTGCGGTCCATACCAGCGGGCCAGCACCGACTGAAACCATCAGCCGCAACCTCGCCGGCTCTATCACGGCGACCGCCATCTTGGCCTTCCTCGGGCTGCTGCTCGAGACCGTGGTCGGCGTGCTCTTCCCCGCGCTGATGGAAACCTTCGGCATCGGGATGGGCGCGGTCTCCTGGATGACCACCGGCTACCTGCTGGTGGTCTCGCTGACCATGCCGCTTTCCGGTTTTCTGCAGCGCCGCTTCACCGCCCGCTCGCTGTTCATGACGGCAGCCCTGGTGGTGTTCGCCGGAGCGATCATCGCCGCCACCGCCCAGATCTACCCGGTGCTGCTGGCCGGACGAATTCTGCAAGGTGTCGGTACCGGCATCTCCACCCCGCTGATGTTCTCCATCATCATGATGCAGGCGCCGCGAGCCAAGGTAGGCATGCTGATGGGTGTCGGAGCCTTGGTGCTCGGCTCTGCCCCCGCTCTCGGCCCAACGCTGGGTGGGGTCATCGGGACGATGGCCGGCTGGCGGGTCGTCTTCTGGATGACGCTGCCGTTGTTGGCGGTCGCGGCGGTCGTGGGCTGGCGCAGTATTCAACAGGTCACCCCGACAAGCAAGGCCCCGCTCGCATTCGGGCAGTTGATTCTGCTTGCCATCGGCCTGATCGGGCTGGTGCTCGGTATCGAGCAGCTCGGTTCGCTACTGAGTGGCGGCACCCAGGCAGCCGTGCTTCAGGTGGTCGTTTCGATCGCACTGGTCGTGCTCGGCCTGGCCTCGCTGGCCTGGTTCGCGATGGCCGCCAGGCGGTCGTCCAACCCGCTTCTTCAGCTCAGCGTGCTGCGCGACCGCGGCTATACCTGGAGCTTGCTGGCCTTCTGCTGCCTGCAGTTCGTGGCGCTCGGACTGGGCTATCTGCTTCCCAACTATGTGCAGCTCGCTCTCGGACGCACCTCGCTGGTCGGCGGTCTGCTGGTGCTGCCCGGTGCCATCGTCGGTGCGGCACTTGCCCCGGTCGCGGGCTCGCTGTTCGACAAGTTCGGCGCGAAACTGCCGATCACCATCGGCGTCGTCACAGCACTGGTGGCGACCGTGGCGATGGCCCTGTTTGGGGTCAAGGCAGGCGTCGTGGGACTGAGCGCGTTCTACCTGGTGTTCATGTTCGGCTTCGCGCTGTGCTTCGCGAATTCCCAGACCAACGGCATGGCCAAGGTGCGCCGCGAGCTCACTCCAGACGCCACCGCCATGATGAGCACCTGCCAGCAGTTCGCTGCTGCGGTCGCGATGACCGTGCTGTCGACCATCATCGCGGTGAACCAGACCGGCCTGGCCCCCGGAAGCACCGAGTTCCAGGCGGGTACGACGTCGGGAGCAGGTATCGCGTTCTGGGTAATCGTCGCCCTCGTCGCGGCGGCGCTGGCCGCCGAGTTGCGGGCATTCGCCTCTCGGAAGGCCTGA